The Melospiza melodia melodia isolate bMelMel2 chromosome 7, bMelMel2.pri, whole genome shotgun sequence genome has a segment encoding these proteins:
- the LOC134420879 gene encoding olfactory receptor 14J1-like, producing the protein MHNSLWDTRNISYSGCAAQLFFFVLFLSAELSLLTIMCYDRYVSICKPLHYGTLLGSRACAHMAAAAWASAFLNALMNTANTFSLPLCKGNALDQFFCEIPHILKLSCSYSYLRELGLIVIGASLAFGFFVFIVFSYVQIFRAVLRIPSEQGRHKSFSTCLPHLAVLSLFLSTGFFAYLKPSSISSQSLDVALSVLYSVVPPALNPLIYSLRNQERKAAVWTLMTGCYQKY; encoded by the coding sequence atgcacaattccctctgggacaccaggaacatctcctactcaggatgtgctgctcagctctttttctttgtgttattcctctcagcagagctttcccttctgaccatcatgtgctacgaccgctacgtgtccatctgcaaacccctgcactacgggaccctcctgggcagcagagcttgtgcccacatggcagcagctgcctgggccagtgcctttctcaatgctctcatgaacacagccaatacattttcattgcccCTGTGTAAAGGTAATGCCCTGGatcaattcttctgtgaaatcccccatatcctcaagctctcctgctcatacTCCTATCTCAGAGAACTTGGGCTTATTGTGATTGGTGCCAGTTTAgcctttggtttttttgtgttcattgttttctcctatgtgcagatcttcagggctgtgctgaggatcccctcagagcagggaaggcacaaatccttttccacctgcctccctcacctggccgtgctctccctgttcctcagcactggcttttttgcctacctgaaacccTCCTCCATTTCCTCCcaatccctggatgtggccctgtcagttctgtactcggtggtgcctcctgccctgaaccccctcatctacagcctgaggaaccaggagcgcAAGGCTGctgtgtggacactgatgactggctGCTATCAGAaatattaa